The sequence AAAGTATTTAACCCTCTGAATCAAGTTACTTACAACACATTGCTTTTGGtttctctcattttctttttggttcttATTTCCATttgcctttcttttttctcctgCTGCTCATGCATATTAAAGATTTTCGTTAGTATTATAATTGTCTCTGGAATCATTGCAGACACCCAAAGCTATGATTGAAGTTAAGGAATTGAAGTTGGACATAACCAAAGATGGTGGATCCAAGCCAAATCTATTCGTTAAACTACACATATTACCTATTGTTATTCACACGGGTGAACCACGTGTTAGTTGTGACCAGTCATCCAACATTGACAGTGGAGGATGCATTACTGCAGGCGAGACATCATATGGTTCAGTAGAAGGGCCATCTGCTTCCTTTAGCTGCGAAGACTTTTCCCTTTCTTGTGAATTTGGTCATGATAGgtgattttcctttttcttcttttcttttacattaTCTTTTAGTAAAGATTGCGCCAAGTTTATTCGTAATTGAATTTAAAGGATTTATCAAAAAAGACAGAAAAGTATATCAACATTTTCAACAAAACCTTCTTGTAAAAGTAACAGCAGAGAAGGATTGATCAATAATCAGGTATAATTGCAACTTCCCAAGCCCGACCAATCACATTTGGGTCGGACTGGGCGGGTCCAGGCCCATGAACTGGTTGCGATTTTGTCCTAAAACTGATGTTAGTCCATTGGTATATTGCCTTACTAATTTTCATCATGCACCCATTTCAAGTTTTTACATCCTGGATAACGCTGATATTCCTGAGGCCTTCCATTCATCAAGAATCTTACCGATTGCAAAATGCCTGTAATCTTTTGTTTGTcaattttctcaatttctctcttttttcctgCAAGGGCCATCTAAGGAATGAATTCCGGATGTCCTGGATGGTTTTATGCAgctagttttaatttattgttcaTGTTCCTAGTTCTAATTTGGTTCTCTTCTCAGTAGGTTCCTATTGAATGAAAGGTAAAAGCATTTGTCTGGTCAGTTATGTTAAGTAGAATCAATACCTGTACATGTTTGTAGGCCATGTAATTAGGGTTTTATCTTCTGAGTTATAATACTCTGTGAGCATTTGTTTTTACATATTTGTGGTGCATTATTTCTGGAATTAGTTTTTGCTATAAATTGTGAGCTATGGCTTTCTGCATATAGTTAGGAGCAATATCTGCTGTTTTAAATTGACATAGGTTTTGACATGAGAAAGTCAGCAAAGACTCTTTTATGTCctgtattatttttctataacaTGTGTACTTGATAGGAATGCACTCTTGAACTTCcaaaaaaacattttttatgaaatttgtaTGAGAAAAGATATTGTTTTTGATTCACATGGTATTCTGCTACTGCTAAGAGTTTTCCTCGTAGGATATCTTTAGCCGATATACAACGGAATTGGAGAGCCCTTAGGTCTGAAGGGTTCTCTTTTTgccattctttcttttaagaGCATctattattctcttttttcatTATACTTTTTGTTGTTTCTCTTATAATTTCAGACATGTTAGAAGggaataaaatttttatttgtggtTTGTAATGGTTTTCAAGTGGCTGTTGTGTCATCTATATATTTTTGGCATGCGTTGGATATAAAGATTAGACTCTACAGTTGATTGCCTCTGTTGTTCTTCAGATAGTTTTGTGCTCCCCTTGCAGGATCCCTAATTCCCTGTCCTTTCCCTCTAACATTGAGTAAATTGATTTTACTATGTGCAGGCTTCTTACTCTGGCTTTTGTCATAATGTTTTGGCTTCATTAATTACAagcttttatatttgtttcttttggttGTAGGGAAGTAGGTGTAATTATCCGGAATGTGGATGTTACCAGCGGGGAGGTTACTGTGAACCTGAATGAGAAGCTGCTTTCAAAAAAGAAGACTTCAGATACTTCTTCTCAGACAGATAAAGCTCTAGTTGGTTCTGCCATTGCTAAAGATCCACAGAGAAAACAATCACCACTTGTTGCAATTATAAAGTATAGTTCTATGTTTCCTGAAAAggtttgtgatttttttttccttgtctttttttaattttgatggCTTTAATAAGCATGCCTTCatctccttgttttcattttctactATTTCTCTCAATATAGTTTCCATTTTGTTCCCACTTTCAATGAAATTAGAGTTGTTTAATACAATTGGCTTGTAATTACATCTTGTAAACTATTACTAGAATCATTGTTTTTAtcctaaatataaattattatctgTAGTTGACTGGATATGAGAAACTTACAGTATGTAGATggatatttaatataaagaaatgatGATTTGGAATTACCTGGTTTCCAGTACATGCCACGGTTGGCAtatcttttgttttatattatttttgtttcttttttgctttctttataTGAAATTTGCAGTACTTCAagtacttttttattttatttttctgttttttagcaaaaggatttggtaTGCACTCTTTACATGTGAATGAAATAGGTAGGAATTTTCAAGGTGCGGGGAAATGACAAAAGAATAAGACATTTGTCTTTTTTCTCACTCAGACAAGACGTCTTCCCTcttctcttaatccaacataAAAAGGAATTGTGATGTGGGATGACTAGCAGGTTAGACTACTTATTACTGGTTATGGCTTAATTTGGAAgcttgaagaaaataaattcatgTGGATAAATCGGGTTAATGAGGACCATTAATAGGAAGCAAAATAACACAGAAAGGACAGGTCTTAGGGAGTGATTATGCAGGTTTAGCACTGAATAGCATCTGAGATTAGTTTTTCACGGAACTTACAGAAATTGTACTTGTGAAAATCTATTTTCACACTTCCATACCCTAGCCATCACACCTGAACTTCTGTAGGCTTGATACCTAGGGTGATGTGTCAATCCAAAAAGAGTAGCtggaatttctcaattttgttttttccattattttttagGCATTGCTATGTAAGGATCTATGCTTGTTgacttaaaaataactatGGAGATCTGGTGATCTGACTGTCACTTGACAAACTTGTTTTTTGACCAATAGGTTTGTTTCAATTTACCAAAACTGAATGTGAGGTTTGTTCATCGAGAACATAATCTTGTTATTGAGAATAATATCATGGGCATCCAATTCAAGAGCCTCAAAACCCGATGTACTGAAGATGTGGGGGAGAGTACACGCCTAGATATTCAGATGGACTTCAGTGAGATACATGTACGAGTGTAATGATTGTTGTCAAATCTCTTCTAGTGTTGTAATTTTGACATTCCTTTCTCAACTTGGCATCTTCTTGACGATGAAATTTGCATTGTATTTCAGCTTCTCAGGGAGGTTAGCACTTCTATTATGGAGATACTGAAAGTTGTTGTCATCTCTTTCATTTACATTCCAATACAGGTAAATCTTCAGGTGCTTACTTTTGGTGTATTTTCTTGAAGAAATTTGTTTCCCTTTATGTTGAAAAAGGGATATcttgtttcttattttaattgctttttcTTTAGGAACTCTTTATAGGATTGCCCTAAGTAATTTATGTTGTTTTGCTCCAATAACTAGATCTactctttttcatttttatttctctgaTTTTTGGTTAAGTTATTTAAATGTTTTCTGTGAATGGAGTTTTAAACATTAATAGGTTACTAACAGTTTGATTGATTTATCATACCTGGTTTTGAATGCTTTTACTTTTCAGCCGATATCACCAGTTAGAGCAGAGATAGATGTTAAGCTGGGAGGTACTCAATGCAACATTATAATGAGTAGATTAAAGCCATGGTTGCAACTCCACTactcaaagaagaaaaagatggtACTTCGGGAGGAAATACCTACTGTTGTAAAGCCGCAATCAACTGATTCCAAAGCCATCATGTGGACATGTACAGTCTCTGCTCCAGAGATGACTATTGTGCTCTATACTATCAATGGGTTGCCTTTGTATCATGTAAGTGATATGCTTATTTTTATGTGTTATGTAGTGCTTGACTACAACGGTTGAGTTCTTCATCTTAGATATTTTCTTGTGTTAGGCTCTATTGCTGCAGGATTTTTGTCTAGAGTCTTTGGGTTATTGCTCTGTTGTGctttatttgtttcttaaaCCACATGAATCAAATGTAGAAAAAAGACACATAAAAAGATCATGATCAtgagataaaagaaatgagttctgcatattatatatttctagTTTTGTAATGTCATAATTAGGCTGATTTGGTGATTATCTCAAATCCCAGTTGCATTCTGCACCTCGGTAGTAATATATATGTTAGCTTCTTTAAGCTTAGGACTGCCAGAGATTGCTGGTAAGTATTGGCAACTTCAAATGTCTCTTCCTTCCAACAGAAACTGCAGGTGAGATATGTGAAAATTCAGAAGACGGAGGCATAAGGGATCTCTATAACATTTGGAAGTTGTGTCTACCTTGCCATCCTTCCTATCATCATTTGCAAAATTCTACTCAGCAATAGCTCTACCTTCTagtgctttttttttttttttatttaatttaaaccaGTGAATTTTCATGGCGAATCTGCAGGCTCCTGTATGAGGATTGAAGAACAGCCCATCGTTTTACTGTATCCCATAGTTtgacatattcttttaataaccTATCATAATTTGTTactatttcttattttctttatgcagGTGCTACAAGCTCATCTTTTACAGTTCTGATCTTCTTAGTTCCCATGTTTGACTTTATTATCTTTTCGTGTGGAAGTTCAGCAGATTAATTTCTGATTCTGTTGTGCAGTTCTGTTCACAATCTTCACATGTGTTCGCAAATAACATATCAAGCATGGGCACTGCTATACATTTGGAGCTTGGTGAACTAAACTTGCACATGGCAGATGAATATCAAGAATGCTTGAAAGAAAGCTCATTTGTTGTGGAATCAAATTCAGGTGCTTTAGTTCATATAGCAAGGGTTAGTTTAGACTGGGGCAAAAAGGATATTGAATCCTCTGAAGAGGATAGTGCTAGTTGTAAGTTGGCTCTCTTTGTTGATGTAACTGGTATGAGTGTTTATTTTAACTTCAAGCGCCTAGAATCACTTATAATAACTGCTATTTCCTTTCAAACTCTCCTGAAAAGTCTATCTGCTTCTGGTAAGAGAGCAACACAGAGCCGAAGTGGACGATCATCTAAACCATCTGGGAAAGGGATTCaagtattaaaattcaatCTAGAACGGTGTTCAGTAAATTTTTCTGGTGACACAAGTTTGGAGAATGCAGTTGTTGCTGATCCCAAGCGCGTCAATTATGGATCACAGGGTGGTAGAGTCATAATTAGCATCTTAGATGATGGGAGACCGCGTACTGCAAATGTGATATCCACAGTTTCTGATGATTGCAAGACGTTGAAGTATTCACTTTCTCTTGACATTGTCAATTTCACTTTGTGTCTGAACAAGGAGAACCAATCTACAGAGCTGGAGCTTGAAAGAGCAAGGTCTATTTATCAGGAACATTTGGAGGAACATACACTTGATACAAAAGTAACATTGTTTGATATACAGAATGCAAAATTCGTACGGCGCTCTGGTGGTCTTAAAGGGATATCTATTTGCTCTCTGTTTAGTGCTACTGTTATTACAGTCAGGTGGGAGCCTGATATACATCTATCACTAATTGAACTTGTTCTGCAACTAAAGTTGCTGGTGCACAATCAAAAGCTCCAGGGACATGGTAATGAAAATACTGAAGATGCCTTTAGCATGGGGGACACTGAACAGAAGAAAGATGCCTCTTCGGAATCAGGACACCTGGATAAGcctaagaaaaaggaaactaTTTTTGCCATTGATGTGGAAATGCTGAATATATCTGCTGGGGCTGGAGATGGGGTTGATGCTATGGTGCAGGTTCGGTCAATATTTTCTGAGAATGCCCGTATAGGAGTACTTCTTGAAGGACTCATGCTTGGTTTCAATGGGGCCAGAGTGTTCAAAAGCGGCAGAATGCAAATTTCCCGTATACCCAGTGCCTCTAGCAGTTTGGCTGATGCCAAACTCCCAGCACCCATCACATGGGATTGGGTGATTCAAGGGCTTGATGTTCATATCAGCATGCCATACAGGTTGGAGTTACGTGCCATTGATGATTCAGTTGAAGATATGTTGCGAGCTTTGAAGATTATTACTGCAGCTAAAACGCAGCTTATATATCCCATGAAGAAAGAAAGCTCAAAGCCTAAAAAACCTAGTTCATCGAAATTTGGATGTATAAAGTTTTGCATACGCAAGTTAACTGCTGATATTGAGGAAGAACCAATGCAGGGTTGGCTTGATGAGCACTATCGCCTGATGAAGAATGAGGCCTGTGAGCTGGCTGTCAGGTTGAAGTTTCTTGATGAATTCATTACCAAAGTTAACCATTGTCCTAAATCTGCTGAAACTAATAATTCCACCGTTGAAAGAAAGGTTCTGTATGATGGGGTTCAGGTTGATGTAGGAGATCCTTCTGCTATAGAGAAAATACaagaagaaatttataaacaatCATTTAGAACATACTACCAGGCATGCCAGAAGCTAGTACCTTCTGAAGGTTCAGGTGCCTGTAGGCAAGGGTTTCAGTCTGGTTTTAAGACTAGCACTGCAAGAACTTCTCTTATTTCAATTTCTGCTACAGATTTGGATTTGAGCTTGACAAAGATAGATGGGGGGGATGATGGGATGATAGAAGTTCTGAAAAAGCTTGATCCTGTATGTGGTGAAGAGAATATACCATTTTCCCGACTCTATGGGAGCAACATTTTATTACGTGCGGGCACTCTGGTTGTTCAGATAAGAGATTACACCTTTCCTCTTTTTGCTGCTACTGCTGGTAAATGTGAAGGCTGCGTGGTGCTAGCACAGCAGGTAAGTTTCAAAGCTGCGTCTCAGCCTCTTCTACTACCTCTGTATACCGTGTGATGTtgtctcttattttctttccttatccAGAATATGATTATTTGCCTTCTCTGGTTGCTTATAAAATCAATACAACTGGAACAAAtgtcaatcaactaatttgaGAGCATTATATCAATATCACTTGAGagaaatttgatatatttccTGTATTTATACTAGAGCTTGCCTAAATAAAGCACTCAAAAGTAGGGGTGGAATTGAATTCTAGATTGGATGATGGAGATGTCAAGGGACTCTACTAGGGGAGGTTTTAGAATGTGGAATGTGGTTTCCAAGTTCTTTTGCTCTTATAAGGAAAATAGGAGTGCTTCTCATGCATGAACATGGATAGATAGGATGGTAGATCGGCTTATAAGTTAGTCTCTTTCAGAGTCTAAGGTTTCATACCCTTTTGATATCCCAAGTggattatcaaatattttgttaaagaGGATATGATAGAGATTTCTTGAGCCCAAGCTACTCCTGGGTAGTTGggatttaatttataagaaaagaagtcatgaactattttttcaaaagcctttttaaaatatatatgtcagGCAGCTCCAAATCTTTATGCTAGTAATGTTGGAGCCAAAAGATTCTTTTTCGTAAGTTTGGATTTAATAGCAAAGAGTCAGGTAGACCGACTATCATTTCCGAAGTATCTGATTTGCAGCCATCTCATTTTTTATCCAGTTTCGTCATTTTTCTCTTGATGCGACCATGTTTCTGTACTCTTTATTCTTTGCTCTAGTGAAGCTAGCTAGTTTGAAATATATGATTTGGTGATCGAATTCCAGTGAACTCATCAGATGTATCCTTCATTCAAGGGTACACTGATATTCTAGTTGCCAATATGTACTGTGATTAATTCATCTTAGTATGTTGCTAGAAACTTATTAtggtaaattatgtttattatttttttgtgctCTCATAAATGGGTAATACTGGAAATATTTGGACTTCACTTGGGAAAAGAAAGGTTGAAATCCTGAATGATGTTGTTGACAATGTGTCATGTTTCTGTATATCTGGAAATTTCGTACAACAGTGATGGCATTGTTTCTGCATTTGCCACCATCAGAAAAATGTTTGAATTCATCTTTTTTATTCctatctttttgtttcttttaaagttttatCTGTGCTATCATCTACTATAATTTCACTGCAGTCCATTATACTATGTTGCATCtgtgtgcctctctttctgtCCCTAATTGTTGCTGTTCTGCTCTTGAACTAGGCAACACCCTTTCAGCCTCAAATTTACCAAGATGTCTTCATTGGGAGGTGGAGAAAGGTGTGCATGCTCCGTTCAGCTAGTGGCACAACTCCTCCAATGAAAACATACTTTGATTTGCCTATATTTTTTCAGAAAGGCGAAGTGTCTTTTGGTGTAGGTTATGAACCATCTTTTGCTGATTTGAGCTATGCTTTTACTGTTGCTCTTTGTAGGGCTAATCTAAGTGTGAGAAATCCTCGTCCACTAGTTCAACCACCAAAAAAGGAGCGCAATTTACCATGGTGGGATGATATGAGAAATTACATTCATGGAAATATCACTTTAGTCTTTTCTGAAACTAGGTGGCATATTCTTGCAACCACAGATCCTTATGAAAAGCTTGACAAGCTTCAAATTACATCTGGTTCAATGGAGATACAGCAGTCAGATGGCCGCATTTATTTGTCTGCAAAggattttaagattttattgagCAGTTTGGAGAGCTTGGCAAACAGCTGTGGCTTAAAACTCCCCACTAGTGGATATGCTTTCCTTGAAGCCCCAGTATTTACACTTGAAGTGACAATGGATTGGGATTGTGATTCTGGCACTCCGCTGAATCACTATCTATTTGCACTTCCTATTGAAGGGAAGCCTCGTGAAAAAGTTTTTGATCCATTCAGATCTACATCTCTGTCACTCCGGTGGAACTTTTCTCTAAGACCTTCTCTTCCCTCCTGTCAGAACCAATCCTTTTCTTCCTCCATGGATGATAGCACTGTTGTAGATGGAACTGTCTATAACCCACCTAACAAGCCTGAAAATGTTACAGTTGTACCTCCATCAGTGAATCTTGGTGCCCATGATTTGGCGTGGCTAATTAAGTTTTGGAATTTGAATTACCTTCCCCCCCACAAGTTACGTTATTTCTCCCGGTGGCCTCGTTTTGGAGTTCCGAGAATTCCCAGATCAGGCAATTTGTCACTGGACAGAGTAATGACAGAATTTTTTCTTCGCATAGATTCTACACCTGCTCGTATTAAACATATGCCATTAGATGATGACGATCCAGCAAAAGgattaacttttaatatgtCAAAGCTGAAATATGAACTCTGTTTCAGTCGGGGAAAGCAAAAGTACACTTTTGAATGCAAGCGAGATACTCTTGATCTTGTTTACCAGGGTGTTGACCTTCACACACCTAAGGCTATAATAGATAAAGAAGATTCTACCAGTGTTGCAAAAGTAGTTCAAATGACAAGGAAAAGTTGTCATCCTCCCACTATGGATAGAATTCCCAGTGAAAAACGCAATAATATTGGTGGTTGCACTGAAAAGCACCGGGATGATGGATTTCTTTTGTCATGTGATTATTTCACAATAAGACGGCAGGCACCAAAGGCTGACCCTGAAAGTCTTTTGGCATGGCAAGAGACTGGGAGAAGAAATCTTGAGATGACATATGTCAGGTCTGAGTTTGAAAATGGGAGTGAGAGTGATGATCACACACGATCTGATCCAAGTGACGATGATGGGTACAATGTGGTAATTGCTGATAATTGTCAGAGAGTTTTTGTTTATGGTCTCAAGCTTTTATGGACTATTGAGAATAGGGATGCTGTTTGGTCCTGGGTTGGTGGAATATCCAAAGCATTTGAACCTCCCAAACCTTCTCCTTCTCGGCAGTATGCACAAAGGAAATTACTTGAGGATAACCAGTCACGTGTTGAAAATGAAGAGATTCCGGATGATACGTCTAAGCCCCCTTCTACCAGCCATGATGCCAATTCTCCTTATCAACATGCAGTGACTTCAGCATCTCTTTCATCTCCATCACATTCAGTTAAAATAGACAATTCATCATTTGCTGCACTTGGTATGCCTTGAGACTTCTTTTAATGCAACTGTTAGTATTTGATTTTCATACTCTTAGCCATTTGTTTATCTATTACAATGAAATTAGCATCATCAAAATATGCTTTTACATGCTTTTGGCGATTGGAATCTTAAATTCTTACAAATTTGTTCTGTTAACAAAGATTTATTCTAAGAAATGGATTTGCTTTGATTTATCTCCAGTGAAAAATGGAATCATAGATGATTCTCAACAGGAAGGGACTCGGCATTTCATGGTGAATGTTATAGAGCCACAATTCAATCTCCATTCAGAAGATGCCAATGTAAGCTCTGAACCTCATTTCAGGAATGTGTCACTTCATCAGAAGATGTTCACATCATGATGACTCTTTTTCTTATCCATGGTCACGCGTTGACCGTGCAATGTtgaatttatgttatttttgcTGGGTATTCCAGGTATGTTCAGAACCTTCTATGTCAGGGGTTTTCATGGATGGAACATGAAATTTAAAGATCAGTTACTGCTGTCATGGGAAAACAGTGTGATTGTTAGAACGCCATCATTTTGATATCATAATATTTTGTCATAGTAAATAATCAGGCATTTCTACTGATGTCAATATACAGCATTGCATTGGCCAATGCCAGTTCATTTTTGTTAGCTATACTTCTTTTGCAAATTTTAGTTTGTTGAATAACGTAATTGTATGATTACTTTGGCTAGCTAGTTGTGCTGCTACCATTTTTATGAATCTGGAAACTAACCAAgatttgaatgattttttggCTTTTAAACTTACAaacatattttagaattttctaTTTGTTGAAGAGCTGATCTAGATTAGACGATGTGTTTCTGTATGTTATTTTAACAAATGTGTGCATTGCACAGGTAAAACTAGTAAAATCTTTCTAGGTACTAGGTCTTTTTTGTTGGTAAAGATTGATTGGCGTTTGATGTTCCTTTTATTAACCAAGCATTTTTAACTTGAAATCACAAATGCCTTGCAGCAtgtttgtatttttaaattcatcttAGAGTTTATGTAATGAAACGTCTTAACTATGGGTGCTCATGGTCTGGGGGTAATTATTCTGATCTCCAGGGCAGGTTTCTGCTTGCAGCTGTCAGTGGTCGTGTTCTAGCCCGATCATTCAATTCTATCCTTCATGTTGGATATGAGATGATGGAACAAGCACTGGGCAATGGAAATGCACAACTTCCTGAAAGTGTACCTGAAATGACATGGAAGCGCATGGAGTTCTCTGTAATGTTGGAGCATGTGCAGGCTCATGTTGCACCAACTGATGTTGATCCTGGGGCTGGATTACAGTGGCTTCCAAAAATTCGAAGAAGCTCTCCAAAAGTAAAGCGTACTGGTGCTCTACTTGAAAGAGTCTTTATGCCTTGTGATATGTATTTCCGGTACACGAGACACAAAGGCGGGACTCCAGATCTGAAGGTTAAACAGCaatttaatgtttttattgAATGCTATTATGTACATTGCGTAACTTAGTAGTGTATCGTCCATTTGTTTCTGTATGCTTAGtcactattttatttataaactgaTGTCATTGCACTCAGCAGTCTGTTGTTGATAATTCGGATGCCGGTTGGTTTATGCTGTCAGGTGAAGCCTCTAAAGGAGCTCACTTTCAATACTCAGAATATAACGGCTACAATGACATCTCGGCAGTTTCAGGTTATGCTGGATGTGTTGACCAACCTCCTCTTTGCAAGGCTTCCCAAGTGAGGATGTGAATCTTTGTTGtctaatacatatatatatatcactgCTCTTTTACATCTACttgaaatcaaaatttagGTGTAGCTTGTTACACCAGTTTATTTTCAGAAGTAATGTTTTCAGCACATGATCTACCACCATGTGTTTTGTACATTAAAGTCCCCTTTCTACTTCTTCCCTTTTCCTTCTATAACGTGTTTGAGAACTGACAGCAGAAGGCCAATTGTACACACCTTTTGTTTCAAatacaatgaagtaaattAGGGAGAGCACTGAAGATAACTACAAGAAAGAGGATGGGTAGTATCCTCTACATAAGAAAAGGATTAATTTGATAGAGTTTTTGATTTGTAGTGTAGATTAAGGATTAATAAATTTGGCATATAGTTGGTCTTGTTGGTTAAATAAACTTTGTTAAATGCTGAGGTATATTATGTTTCAGATTGCCTTTAGCAGCATACACACTGGCCTTCAGTCAATAGGTATAATAATAGACTTTTGGTTAATGCCCATATTTTTACCAAGATATCTTTTTTGTAAATGAGTTATGTCCATTGACCTTATGCAATTACTGGTATTTTTGGTTGATAAGGTACTCTTAAAGGGttccaaatttattttatatcatcCAATATTTTTGGTCATTTTCAAGCTGATTTGAGCAAATTATGTAAATCAGACCTAGAAAGAGCAGTCTGTCATATCCAgctgaagatgatgaagatgTTGAAGAGGAGGCAGATGAGATGGTGCCTGATGGTGTAGAAGAGGTAGAACTTGCTAAAATCAACCTTGAAGAAAAGGAACGGGAGCAGAAGTTACTTCTTGATGACATCAGGAGATTGTCTCTTCATGGCGATACCTCTGCAGACATACATCCCAGAAAGCAAGGCGAATTGTGGATGGTCACAGGTGTAAGATCCACTCTGGTGAGAATCAGAATTTGCGAAACAATTTTATATTGGAAGTTCTTTAACTATTATCACACTGATTTTGGTTGATTGCTTGTAGTTTAATCACGTACTCTTTCCAGGTTTATAGATTGTTTTAATCACGTCTTTTCCAGGTTTATAGATTGTTTTAATGTTCTCTAATTGTTGCAATGCAGAGAGATGTATAGCTGGCATGCTTTCTGTGTTCAGAGTCCTGAAAGTTTGTGGTTGTAGTTCATGAGTTCCCTCCCCTTCTGGCACTGTCCCTCAAAATGTTAAACATATGCACATGGAGCTTGTACATTCTTCTTAGAAGTGACAAGTCATAAACAAGTTCAATAACTAATCCTTCCCAGTTACTCTTATTAGAATTGCAAATTGAAG is a genomic window of Ricinus communis isolate WT05 ecotype wild-type chromosome 2, ASM1957865v1, whole genome shotgun sequence containing:
- the LOC8280351 gene encoding protein SABRE, giving the protein MAASPVKFLFGFLMISITLWMVFIFASRLLAWILSRIVGASVGFRVGGWKCLRDVIVKFKKGPLESISVGEIRLSLRQSLVKLGVGFISRDPKLQVLICDLEIVMRTSSKGTQKKKTRRVRSRSSGSGRGKWMVLANIARFLSVSVTDLAVKTPKAMIEVKELKLDITKDGGSKPNLFVKLHILPIVIHTGEPRVSCDQSSNIDSGGCITAGETSYGSVEGPSASFSCEDFSLSCEFGHDREVGVIIRNVDVTSGEVTVNLNEKLLSKKKTSDTSSQTDKALVGSAIAKDPQRKQSPLVAIIKYSSMFPEKVCFNLPKLNVRFVHREHNLVIENNIMGIQFKSLKTRCTEDVGESTRLDIQMDFSEIHLLREVSTSIMEILKVVVISFIYIPIQPISPVRAEIDVKLGGTQCNIIMSRLKPWLQLHYSKKKKMVLREEIPTVVKPQSTDSKAIMWTCTVSAPEMTIVLYTINGLPLYHFCSQSSHVFANNISSMGTAIHLELGELNLHMADEYQECLKESSFVVESNSGALVHIARVSLDWGKKDIESSEEDSASCKLALFVDVTGMSVYFNFKRLESLIITAISFQTLLKSLSASGKRATQSRSGRSSKPSGKGIQVLKFNLERCSVNFSGDTSLENAVVADPKRVNYGSQGGRVIISILDDGRPRTANVISTVSDDCKTLKYSLSLDIVNFTLCLNKENQSTELELERARSIYQEHLEEHTLDTKVTLFDIQNAKFVRRSGGLKGISICSLFSATVITVRWEPDIHLSLIELVLQLKLLVHNQKLQGHGNENTEDAFSMGDTEQKKDASSESGHLDKPKKKETIFAIDVEMLNISAGAGDGVDAMVQVRSIFSENARIGVLLEGLMLGFNGARVFKSGRMQISRIPSASSSLADAKLPAPITWDWVIQGLDVHISMPYRLELRAIDDSVEDMLRALKIITAAKTQLIYPMKKESSKPKKPSSSKFGCIKFCIRKLTADIEEEPMQGWLDEHYRLMKNEACELAVRLKFLDEFITKVNHCPKSAETNNSTVERKVLYDGVQVDVGDPSAIEKIQEEIYKQSFRTYYQACQKLVPSEGSGACRQGFQSGFKTSTARTSLISISATDLDLSLTKIDGGDDGMIEVLKKLDPVCGEENIPFSRLYGSNILLRAGTLVVQIRDYTFPLFAATAGKCEGCVVLAQQATPFQPQIYQDVFIGRWRKVCMLRSASGTTPPMKTYFDLPIFFQKGEVSFGVGYEPSFADLSYAFTVALCRANLSVRNPRPLVQPPKKERNLPWWDDMRNYIHGNITLVFSETRWHILATTDPYEKLDKLQITSGSMEIQQSDGRIYLSAKDFKILLSSLESLANSCGLKLPTSGYAFLEAPVFTLEVTMDWDCDSGTPLNHYLFALPIEGKPREKVFDPFRSTSLSLRWNFSLRPSLPSCQNQSFSSSMDDSTVVDGTVYNPPNKPENVTVVPPSVNLGAHDLAWLIKFWNLNYLPPHKLRYFSRWPRFGVPRIPRSGNLSLDRVMTEFFLRIDSTPARIKHMPLDDDDPAKGLTFNMSKLKYELCFSRGKQKYTFECKRDTLDLVYQGVDLHTPKAIIDKEDSTSVAKVVQMTRKSCHPPTMDRIPSEKRNNIGGCTEKHRDDGFLLSCDYFTIRRQAPKADPESLLAWQETGRRNLEMTYVRSEFENGSESDDHTRSDPSDDDGYNVVIADNCQRVFVYGLKLLWTIENRDAVWSWVGGISKAFEPPKPSPSRQYAQRKLLEDNQSRVENEEIPDDTSKPPSTSHDANSPYQHAVTSASLSSPSHSVKIDNSSFAALVKNGIIDDSQQEGTRHFMVNVIEPQFNLHSEDANGRFLLAAVSGRVLARSFNSILHVGYEMMEQALGNGNAQLPESVPEMTWKRMEFSVMLEHVQAHVAPTDVDPGAGLQWLPKIRRSSPKVKRTGALLERVFMPCDMYFRYTRHKGGTPDLKVKPLKELTFNTQNITATMTSRQFQVMLDVLTNLLFARLPKPRKSSLSYPAEDDEDVEEEADEMVPDGVEEVELAKINLEEKEREQKLLLDDIRRLSLHGDTSADIHPRKQGELWMVTGVRSTLVQGLKRELVNVKKSRKAASASLRMALQKAAQLRLMEKEKNKSPSYAMRISLQIYKVVWSMLVDGKSFAEAEINDMSFDFDRDYKDVGVALFTTKYFVVRNCLPNAKSDMVLSAWNPPPDWGKKVMLRVDAKQGVPRDGNSRIELFQVEIYPLKIHLTETMYRMMWEYFFPEEEQDSQRRQEVWKVSTTAGARRVKKGPSIHEASSSYGHSTKESDVTSKLIAGSGPELRRTSSFDRTWEESLAESVATELVLQAHSSSLSSSKGDPFGSNEQLDESTKIKPKESKPVKSGRSSHEDKKIGKLTEEKRSRPRKVMEFNNIKISQVELQITYESSRFNLHELKLLMDTFHRVEFTGTWRRLFSRVKKHVVWGTLKSVTGMQGKKFKDKAHSQRESNDSGVPDIDLNFSDNDGQAGKSDQYPNWLKRPSDGAGDGFVTSIRGLFNTQRRKAKAFVLRTMRGEAENDFHGEWSESDAEFSPFARQLTITKAKRLIKRHTKKLRSRGQKGASSQQKESLPSSPRETTPFEQYESDSSSESSPYEDFHEQLELQSLKGDF